A segment of the Candidatus Pelagisphaera phototrophica genome:
TGATGCCCTCGGGATTGCCGATAATACGATCGTAGTCTACTTTCATGATAACGGACCCAATGGGGTCCGCTGGAATGGGGACATGAAAGGGCGTAAAGGCTCTACAGATGAAGGGGGCGTTCGTACCGCTATGCATCTGCGTTGGCCCGCTCAGTTCAAAGCGGGAAAGGTAATCGAGCCCATTGGCGCGGCGATTGATTTGCATCCGACTCTGGCGGATTTGGCGGGAATAGAAACCGTGAACAAGAAGCGTCTCGATGGACGCAGCCTGAAGCCGCTACTTCTCGAAGACGATCCCGATTGGAAAGGCCGTATTATCATCAACAACTGGAAGGACAAGATCAGCGCCCGCAACCAGCGCTACCGGTTGGGAAGCGACGGAGGTCTCTACGACATCAAGCGAGATCCCGGTCAACGGAAGGACATTTCTGCGGACAAGCTGGACATTGCCAAGCGACTACAGGCGGCGATAGATCGTTTTAAGAAGAACAGCATGAAAGGCTACGGTGAAGATAACCGTCCTTTTATCATTGCTCATCCAGATTACAAATACACGCAAATTCCAGCGCGTGACGGAATCGCTCATGGGGCGATTCAGCGATCCAATCGTTTCCCCAATTGCTCGTATTTTCTGAATTGGGTAGACCCTAAGGACACGATTACTTGGGTCGCGAAAGTCGGAGAAAGTGGAAAGTATCAAGTGGAGATCGAGTATGCCTGCCCCAAGGCGGATGTGGGTTCCACCTTTCAGCTCAGTTTTAATGAAGCCGAATTAACGGGGAAAATTACCGAAGCCCATGATCCGCCGGTGCGTGGCGGCGAGAATGACCGTCATCCAAGAACGGAGTCCTACGTAAAGGATTTCAAGACCATGAATCTAGGCGTTATAGAACTTAAGAAAGGGAAAGGCACGCTCACGTTAGCCGCTCTCGATATGCCAGGCTCCCAAGTCATGGAATTCCGGCTATTAATGCTAACCCGTGTGCAATAGGAGCTGCTCACGAAGGAAC
Coding sequences within it:
- a CDS encoding arylsulfatase; the encoded protein is MKKYSSVLILLVLGSLLSTGAQDRPNVVVILTDDQGWGDLSINGNTNLDTPRIDSLAKEGISFDRFYVCAVCSPTRAEFLTGRYHARSGVYSTSAGGERMDLDEVTIADSFKAAGYVTGAFGKWHNGMQYPYHPNGRGFDEYYGFASGHWGDYFSPPLEHNGKIVQGEGFIIDDLTNKAMAFMEENKDQPFFAYLPYNTPHSPMQVPGEYWDRFKDKEIVMRNRDSEKEVMTHLRSALAMCENIDWNVGRVLDKLDALGIADNTIVVYFHDNGPNGVRWNGDMKGRKGSTDEGGVRTAMHLRWPAQFKAGKVIEPIGAAIDLHPTLADLAGIETVNKKRLDGRSLKPLLLEDDPDWKGRIIINNWKDKISARNQRYRLGSDGGLYDIKRDPGQRKDISADKLDIAKRLQAAIDRFKKNSMKGYGEDNRPFIIAHPDYKYTQIPARDGIAHGAIQRSNRFPNCSYFLNWVDPKDTITWVAKVGESGKYQVEIEYACPKADVGSTFQLSFNEAELTGKITEAHDPPVRGGENDRHPRTESYVKDFKTMNLGVIELKKGKGTLTLAALDMPGSQVMEFRLLMLTRVQ